From one Pecten maximus chromosome 8, xPecMax1.1, whole genome shotgun sequence genomic stretch:
- the LOC117333013 gene encoding ester hydrolase C11orf54 homolog has product MAASPPVQKAQTHLPPLDEVAKALSDGLSKNFADVSACVVDCPDLTKKPFSLVSEGLGGNPRLADVGGPGFLIPTPQKDKKFTFAQIAKLVDLPGAFMIGAGAGPWEHVGCNSELMNNVMIDSNGGIVRNNAHIAKVNREDNSCILEKLTCPQFNLMGNFLVSEGKCCKVLEVKAGKRTGEENFVSCMRKTLKSYYDDKIVALGGVFLIEKGKANLHIMPDFSKEPLKTPEQVNKWLNFYDMSAPLVCVGELVSHDPGMDLRVDHFHCFSDHGEGGHYHWDTTPDDVQYRGYFVLAEYIYRVDQPPQITDLAR; this is encoded by the exons CTCTCTCCGACGGGTTGTCAAAGAACTTCGCTGACGTTAGTGCCTGTGTTGTTGACTGTCCAGACCTCACCAAGAAGCCATTCAGTCTAGTCTCGGAAG GACTAGGGGGTAACCCAAGACTGGCGGATGTAGGAGGACCAGGCTTCCTGATCCCCACCCCACAGAAAGACAAG AAATTCACGTTTGCACAAATCGCAAAATTAGTGGATTTGCCAGGAGCTTTTATGATCGGAGCAGGTGCTGGACCTTGGGAACATGTCGGCTGTAACAGTGAG TTGATGAATAATGTCATGATCGATAGTAACGGAGGCATAGTGAGGAACAATGCACACATTGCTAAAGTCAACCGAGAG GACAATTCCTGCATACTGGAGAAACTAACATGTCCACAGTTCAACCTGATGGGGAATTTTTTAGTCTCCGAAGGGAAATGCTGTAAA GTATTGGAGGTGAAAGCTGGAAAGAGGACCGGAGAGGAAAACTTTGTGTCCTGCATGCGTAAGACACTGAAGAGTTACTATGACGACAAGATAGTGGCCCTTGGAGGGGTGTTCCTGATAGAGAAGGGCAAAGCCAACCTCCACATAATG CCCGACTTTTCCAAAGAACCACTGAAAACTCCAGAACAAGTGAATAAGTGGCTCAATTTCTACGATATGTCGGCACCACTTGTCTGTGTGGGGGAACTAGTGTCACACGATCCG GGTATGGATCTCCGGGTGGACCACTTCCACTGTTTCAGTGACCACGGAGAGGGTGGTCATTATCACTGGGACACGACCCCGGATGACGTCCAATACCGTGGCTACTTCGTCCTAGCCGAGTATATCTACAGAGTGGACCAGCCCCCACAGATTACAGACCTCGCTCGTTAA